In Microplitis mediator isolate UGA2020A chromosome 2, iyMicMedi2.1, whole genome shotgun sequence, a single window of DNA contains:
- the LOC130663730 gene encoding histone-lysine N-methyltransferase trithorax, with protein sequence MGRSKFPGKPPKTVTRKRIKVLGRPETTQSDSVTVAENIYYGLSLFNETFGDNEKERRPFHGFSSKEAKLSVSYIKTTKQDTDNDKKINSNDKIKTNESLTENLLLKPLENETNQQLKNNDHNNSNLSGSTSNSNIVKETVNVNKNLNNDDEKKLKSGNKSKVGKGVVKFKRVVRTPILKAVNNILDRHQRTRQLRNSTAKRLLQRAKYNISSNNRNITIQSSDKSNAIKKFVLPMRSAHSSRVIKPNKRFIEELEQSPSNDDDGKQSKKAKASNKNNRNVKSKLKQYKNNSSPSKSLKNYKSVKGKEDTRFKRNGAQVKKSTSLISKTKVKHKMNDNINSTSVTSINKSSESSSSESLLLKVLPNLNTPNVESSRVKTRLRIPSENTIDADNLLSLNNENSIRDNKKIDFISSIISSSSSSSDDNNDCMEDTVSNYDIASENPLDTFESDSSLSESTSESNHNSEDEQSEWTGMKLDGGKVILRKARLKLENKNPGGTEGPFSVTNIQHQHHHQHQQHSHSNSNISSNNNNSNSNSNNSSNNNGSINSGLTGTVKCGVCGAVRFYRFVKQARKFGIYSCESCRKFISKIIKHQACAKSTNTTLPVLQCHKGDGLCLVPPVVRSQQWNLMRCAYKARCPACWLKMCLKCYNIPTSVKAGLNTLLPPLLRDPLMSLGSINQDSSEVICGQKNLSTKINWPAEDSLEKNLFKSAISWTGIQERKVGYQSGQGLLTNKFNKVDYPISMSLSKKRKKDTRIKIRKKIKSPLVLSPPSACSSPTVGQSTQSLRQRVDLKGPRVKHVCRSASVALGQPIATFPSADEKDESDVNSKSLVSTKIKDEEKRPDTREKVSKSNRENNANSTNNNIVQMSYVKKTKTQSNNLVSSNHSVRALAKLTKNKIHEISIDFWEQYDPTEVGAKGFALIASEIFPIPAICFLCGSAGKESLIHCQCCCEPYHAFCLEPSEWNACVQPDWCCPRCTICQTCSLRTGPKLSCIRCRQSFHHSCLSKSGVNARLYSPDRPYICQNCVKCKSCGSEGVNVYVGNLPLCSMCFKLRQRGNYCPLCQRCYNENDFNTKMMECNECSCWVHAQCEGLSDEFYQVLSYLPDSIEFTCSQCSPNQNSTSWRSAIDKELKSGFVAVLKSLSKNRKVCNALNWSPRKECLCKPIVSVRKLLDFSDTDNNTSKLNNNKELTVTDNNESEDNNSDKYSNNGDNNKVDPLSRFDFEVDEQQQQPQEVPRRGLRKLKQKFHLKECSVRVKNCIVKDGNDSSSNSESNNHQSLNTNYSSSNTTRECMCLDENILMKPSPSLMSVKRKVNNNEYQSLFQFHCDMDHVVNRAGKQDLTVLYHRSLQEIFPWFDPNQAKVNSYDDELSSSSTEIDGDGDSSVSKLNDSILETWKEEVVKASKAITMRTGNIYSEVQLEDTRLCALCKATGDGKENREGRLLYCGQNEWVHANCALWSNEVFEEIDGSLQNVHSAISRGRMIRCGECGKKGASVGCCAKNCGNTFHYPCARNAGLGLNDDKTIYCALHLSNCINKNQNDEDNFSLKRLVYVEIERKKKKFVEPDKVKVMIGSLMVDCLGTVVPEFSDTADKIIPTNYKCSRLYWSTKNPLKIVRYYIRTYIKTCTTDINLDMDHNVTIDHSKEQEAEERQKIDNLIVKQTLDSLIDSVYNREMDDNLAEQNNTDLLPPEITDVIFKDLPHDLLDGISMQDIFPKMSYEDFLAMDLRNDGIFGNDILKDEMLSSDVDDEMIKLSGDNKLTKDSSCISDIAEQNDIWLHLEAKSSVQEFMDDLLNSKSQKFGGKELKRSKSEVIGGNPLVVGSQRRHHQRSCSLTWSCKLDGTYGPTVKRRKLSRPSTAITGEVNSFVVDSAEKNSMFHELRIPESIMVTVGRTTSPTINESVREFKYCIEDPGINRRMMPTREDNKDHKRLLWHTRQQPLMLQVDGPADPSSSSECSSPEYDVEEKLNSDGYKIIDNEQDNLSDTDSEESLKIPQLDGADDISSDDESHSNPMDTIIYLPNTIEDGPVTCKRCQCTYRTHDSYNRHLSNCDIVTTSDSDSETIDHKCGPSSSNFFDDSFSPQFVTLSSPSQGRTLSTDYPDIQATSPLEASVPSPHTGLQIEPIAQALITPQIHSHETVETLHQTVLTSNEVIVQTQYTRTTTTLPNSSATVLPQDSSIKIIEITDSPTHEQTSPSITLSTNDNNHHQAVVSPYVSQTIQSVDTPVVIRDIDDTHVNQQQQNHTIICNNKVLKPKPRVVKAKTKMIKPQYIKNTIGQQHHLEPIRYQTIHQNTSPMVHLQQAPRSAAPTVILQQVPSSGIMSAYVDTLQQQSDQNLQYITTIGGQETAYKPQFISTNQLVPGAYIHAASDNLLALSNGGISVLPSVQIGQPQPTVLGTIIQQQPNAIQCGVISSEQLVLSSTPTLEMFTDSTGSMFVSSQPMYYGLETIVSNTVMSSSQFVAGAVPQVLASSYQTTTQVFQASKLMEPIVDVQTIPSVSTVQAVQGISSVPVQTVPAQNQNIPTVQSIQSIPTVPNIHGSYVVMNPQATDNSIPTALNNHTVNIPPASTDQNFDGLSSSIISTEPVTAKLQLQEPEIVNSVAPYIDMSSRSMPTAVSVSVSAPAPTPAPRAIQNHQSIPRIAVRPSPVSQQAVTQPNYTQWKFISDPIYSVEQQTVSSSTRPYLDSKHVSENTSMIKSSLSSKVSPLSNHCVTQRDIIKKLNNCDVINNVNDIYVNGLSSNYSSSITSQQTGLNISSISNNNSNNYNKIITSVAPTRPMNRVLPMQAVVPKPETIKPDISDIDEPTKEIKFTIESEAIEPLDKSTIDLTDTLDKNFADKFFNDKPLISDDNLIDDEILFNEKLYDDKKCQEIIDSKIIEEKLIEDVEDFKVKNEKKFSIDEEDDDDDDDSDDGEDDDDDDDDKEEFDSEEKIKADDDHRDKLKNASLKIVLQKQVQDGSYKITHNIKTKTPTSTSTTTSAPVPAPALASTPAPDAVATKNPPKITSVEILPSKQTPHIGSLQLLPIKKFTLKTNKVEEIPRIIIDSNKDKDSITNLSKAKLSATAVKTSRFLSKSKVDPLNNNNTINNLSTPKKNEPKLMYEIKSQDGFTHTASSMSEVWDSVFQAVQAARKTHNLPPLTHNPLTENLGLDNNATVYLVEQLAGVNRCTKYKPRYHNLKPPKSFDSDILSGSEYGSARAEPFKERKVHDMFSWLASRHRKQPKILAVSEMDVRRAASTNLPMAMRFRMLKETSKESVGVYHSHIHGRGLFCLRDIEAGEMVIEYAGEVIRASLTDKREKYYDSKHIGCYMFKIDDHLVVDATMKGNAARFINHSCEPNCYSKVVDILGKKHILIFALRRITQGEELTYDYKFPFEEIKIPCTCGSRKCRKYLN encoded by the exons ATGGGAAGATCGAAGTTTCCAGGCAAGCCGCCGAAAACGGTAACCAGAAAACGAATCAAGGTTCTCGGGCGGCCAGAAACAACTCAAAGTGATTCCGTAACCGTTGCTGAAAACATTTACTATGGACTTTCACTGTTCAATGAAACATTTGGCGATAATGAGAAA gaaCGTCGCCCATTCCATGGTTTTAGCAGCAAAGAAGCTAAATTATCagtatcatatataaaaacaacaAAACAAGATAccgataatgataaaaaaataaattcaaatgacaaaataaaaacaaacgaatcattgacagaaaatttattattaaaaccatTGGAAAATGAAACtaatcaacaattaaaaaacaacgatcacaataatagtaatttatcaGGAAGTACAAGTAATAGTAATATTGTTAAAGAAACGGTAAAcgttaataaaaatctaaataacgatgatgagaaaaaattgaagagTGGCAATAAATCAAAAGTTGGTAAAGGGGTTGTTAAGTTCAAACGTGTTGTACGTACACCGATACTTAAAGctgttaataatatattagatCGTCATCAACGCACACGACAGCTCCGTAATAGTACAGCTAAACGTTTATTACAAAGGGCTAAGTACAACATTTCGTCAAATAATCGTAACATTACAATTCAGTCTAGTGATAAATCTAatgctattaaaaaattcgtcCTTCCAATGCGCAGTGCACATTCATCGCGCGTTATCAAGCcaaataaaagatttattgAGGAGTTAGAACAGAGTCCTAGCAATGACGATGATGGAAAACAGTCCAAGAAAGCCAAGGCGTCGAATAAAAACAATCGTAATGTCAAATCTAAATTGAagcaatataaaaataattcgagCCCATCgaaatcattgaaaaattacaagtcTGTCAAGGGTAAGGAAGACACTAGATTTAAAAGAAACGGAGCGCAGGTAAAAAAATCAACGAGTTTAATCAGCAAAACAAAAGTAAAACACAAAATGAATGATAATATCAATTCGACATCAGTgacatcaattaataaatcatcaGAATCAAGCTCGAgtgaatcattattattaaaagttcTTCCTAATTTGAATACTCCAAATGTTGAGTCTTCCAGAGTTAAAACACGATTGAGGATACCCAGTGAAAATACTATCGATGCTGATAATTTGTTGTCATTGAATAATGAAAACAGTATAcgagataataaaaaaattgattttatcaGTTCAATTATTTCATCATCATCCTCGTCTTcggatgataataatgattgtATGGAGGATACTGTTAGTAATTATGATATTGCCAGTGAAAATCCACTTGATACATTTGAATCTGATAGCTCATTATCAGAAAGTACCAGTGAGAGTAATCACAACAGCGAAGATGAACAGTCTGAGTGGACCGGTATGAAATTAGACGGTGGTAAAGTGATATTACGTAAAGCGAGATTAAAACTTGAGAATAAAAATCCAGGAGGTACTGAAGGTCCTTTTTCAGTTACAAATATTCAACATCAGCACcatcatcagcatcagcaacaCAGtcatagtaatagtaatattagtagtaataataataatagtaatagtaatagtaataatagtagtaataacAATGGAAGTATTAATTCAGGTTTAACTGGTACAGTTAAATGTGGAGTATGTGGTGCCGTACGTTTTTATCGTTTCGTTAAACAAGCACGTAAATTTGGTATCTACAGTTGTGAATCGTGTCGTAAATTTATCAGTAAGATAATAAAGCATCAAGCTTGCGCTAAGTCTACCAATACGACGCTTCCTGTATTGCAGTGTCACAAAGGTGATGGTCTGTGTTTAGTGCCTCCAGTTGTACGCAGTCAGCAGTGGAATTTAATGAGATGCGCTTATAAAGCGCGTTGTCCAGCTTGTTGGcttaaaatgtgtctgaaatgcTACAATATACCTACGTCTGTTAAAGCAGGATTAAATACTTTACTTCCGCCTTTACTTAGAGATCCTTTGATGTCATTGGGGTCCATTAATCAGGACAGCAGTGAAGTAATTTGtggtcaaaaaaatctttcaacaaaaataaattggcCAGCTGAAGAcagtttggaaaaaaatctaTTCAAGTCAGCAATAAGTTGGACAGGAATACAGGAGAGGAAGGTTGGGTATCAAAGTGGTCAAGGATTAttgacaaataaattcaataaagtTGATTATCCGATATCTATGTcgctgagtaaaaaaagaaaaaaagatacgagaataaaaatacgtaagaaaataaaaagtccACTGGTATTATCACCCCCGTCAGCCTGTTCGTCGCCTACTGTCGGGCAGTCTACTCAGTCGCTTCGACAGAGGGTTGATCTCAAAGGTCCGCGGGTTAAACATGTCTGCCGTAGTGCTAGTGTCGCACTTGGTCAACCAATAGCGACATTTCCTTCAGCAGATGAAAAAGATGAGTCTGATGTCAATAGCAAGAGTCTGGTGAGCACTAAAATTAAGGACGAAGAAAAAAGGCCGGATACCAGGGAAAAAGTATCGAAAAGTAATCGAGAAAATAATGCCAATTCGACGAATAATAATATCGTACAAATGTCTTAtgtcaaaaaaactaaaacccAATCAAACAATTTGGTATCGAGTAATCACAGCGTACGTGCACTTGCTAaattaacgaaaaataaaattcatgaaatatCTATTGATTTTTGGGAGCAGTACGACCCAACGGAAGTTGGTGCTAAAGGTTTTGCTCTGATTGCATCGGAAATTTTTCCTATTCCCGCCATTTGTTTTCTTTGCGGTAGTGCTGGAAAAGAATCT tTAATTCACTGTCAATGTTGTTGCGAGCCCTACCACGCGTTCTGTCTTGAACCCAGCGAGTGGAATGCCTGCGTCCAACCAGACTGGTGCTGTCCACGTTGTACGATCTGTCAAACATGTTCTCTAAGAACCGGGCCAAAATTATCGTGTATACGTTGCCGTCAATCTTTTCATCATTCGTGTCTGTCAAAGTCGGGCGTAAATGCCAGACTCTACAGCCCAGATCGGCCTTATATTTGTCAAAATTGCGTTAAATGTAAAAGCTGCGGCAGCGAAGGCGTTAATGTTTACGTTGGTAATTTACCTCTATGTTCAATGTGCTTTAAATTACGTCAACGTGGTAACTATTGTCCGCTATGTCAGCGTTGCTACAATGAAAATGATTTCAATACTAAAATGATGGAATGTAACGAGTGTTCATGTTGGGTTCATGCCCAGTGTGAAGGTTTGTCCGATGAATTTTATCAAGTATTGAGTTATTTACCAGATTCAATTGAATTTACATGCAGTCAATGTTCTCCAAATCAAAATTCAACATCATGGCGTAGTGCTATTGACAAGGAATTAAAATCTGGTTTTGTTGCTGTGCTAAAATCACTGAGTAAAAACCGTAAGGTCTGTAATGCCCTTAATTGGAGTCCAAGAAAAGAGTGCCTGTGTAAGCCAATTGTCAGTgtaagaaaattattagatttttCTGACACTGATAATAACACTAGTAAGcttaataacaataaagagTTGACAGTAACTGATAATAATGAGTCTGAAGAtaataattcagataaatattcaaacaatggtgataataataaagttgatCCTCTAAGTCGGTTTGACTTTGAAGTTGACGAGCAGCAACAACAGCCACAAGAAGTTCCACGCAGGGGTTTAAGAAaactgaaacaaaaatttcatctcAAAGAATGCTCAGTAcgtgtaaaaaattgtattgtcAAAGATGGTAATGATTCTAGTAGCAATAGCGAGTCTAATAATCATCAGTCATTAAATACAAACTATAGTTCTTCAAATACAACACGTGAGTGTATGTGTCtagatgaaaatattttaatgaaaccATCGCCAAGTCTTATGTCCGTAAAACGTAAAGTAAATAACAATGAATATCAATctctttttcaatttcactGTGATATGGACCATGTTGTCAATAGAGCTGGTAAACAAGATCTCACGGTACTTTATCATAGATCTCTACAAGAAATATTTCCATGGTTTGATCCTAATCAAGCTAAAGTTAATTCTTATGACGATGAATTGTCATCTTCTTCAACTGAGATTGATGGTGATGGTGATTCATCAGTatctaaattaaatgattctATTTTAGAAACGTGGAAAGAGGAAGTTGTTAAGGCATCGAAAGCTATTACTATGAGAACGGGAAATATTTACAGTGAAGTCCAACTGGAAGACACGAGACTCTGTGCTCTGTGCAAAGCTACAGGAGATGGTAAAGAAAATCGTGAAGGCCGGCTGCTGTATTGCGGACAGAATGAATGGGTCCACGCTAATTGCGCTCTCTGGTCTAATGAAGTATTTGAGGAGATTGACGGATCACTACAAAATGTCCACAGCGCTATTTCACGTGGACGTATGATCAGATGCGGCGAGTGCGGTAAGAAGGGCGCAAGTGTTGGCTGCTGTGCTAAAAATTGCGGCAATACGTTTCATTATCCGTGTGCGAGAAATGCTGGGCTAGGATTAAATGATGACAAGACAATTTATTGCGCATTACATTTATCAAattgtattaataaaaatcaaaatgatgaagataattttagtttaaagaGGCTCGTTTACGTTGAGATTgagagaaaaaagaaaaaatttgtcgaaCCTGACAAAGTTAAAGTGATGATTGGCTCTCTTATGGTTGACTGTTTGGGTACAGTCGTTCCTGAATTTTCCGATACtgctgataaaataattcccACTAATTACAAGTGCTCGAGGCTTTATTGGTCAACTAAAAATCCACTGAAAATAGTCAGGTattacatacgtacatatatTAAAACATGTACGACAGATATTAATTTAGATATGGACCATAATGTGACAATAGATCATTCGAAAGAACAAGAGGCTGAAGAACGTcaaaaaatagataatttaattgtcaaGCAAACACTTGATTCATTAATTGATTCTGTTTATAATCGTGAGATGGATGACAATCTTGCCGAGCAAAATAATACTGATTTATTGCCACCAGAAATAACGGATGTCATTTTCAAAGATTTGCCCCACGATCTCTTGGATGGAATCTCAATGCAAGATATTTTTCCTAAGATGTCTTATGAGGATTTTTTAGCAATGGATCTAAGAAATGATGGTATATTTGGTAACGATATTCTCAAAGATGAAATGTTGTCTTCAGATGTTGATGATGAGATGATTAAATTATCtggtgataataaattaaccaaAGATTCTTCCTGTATCTCAGATATAGCTGAGCAGAATGACATATGGCTACATCTTGAAGCTAAAAGCAGCGTTCAAGAATTTATggatgatttattaaattctaaatcaCAAAAATTTGGTGGTAAAGAATTAAAACGTTCTAAATCAGAAGTCATCGGTGGTAATCCATTGGTAGTTGGTAGTCAAAGACGACATCACCAGAGATCTTGTAGTTTAACTTGGAGTTGTAAACTAGATGGTACTTATGGtccaacagttaaacgaagAAAATTATCACGACCATCAACGGCAATAACGGGTGAAGTTAACAGTTTTGTTGTTGATTctgctgaaaaaaattcaatgtttCATGAATTACGTATACCTGAAAGTATTATGGTTACTGTTGGACGAACGACATCTCCTACAATAAATGAATCTGTAAGAGAATTTAAATACTGCATTGAAGATCCAGGAATAAACCGACGTATGATGCCTACAAGAGAAGACAATAAAGATCACAAACGTCTGCTCTGGCATACAAGACAACAACCGCTGATGCTTCAAGTTGACGGTCCAGCAGATCCCAGTAGTTCGAGTGAATGCAGCTCCCCAGAGTATGATgtcgaagaaaaattaaattctgacgggtataaaataattgacaatGAACAAGACAATTTATCGGATACTGATTCCGAGGAAAGTCTGAAAATACCACAGCTGGATGGCGCAGATGACATTTCCAGTGATGACGAGAGTCACAGCAATCCAATGGATACTATCATATACCTTCCTAATACTATTGAAGATGGTCCAGTGACTTGTAAACGTTGTCAGTGCACGTACCGAACCCACGACAGCTACAACAGACACTTGTCTAACTGTGATATTGTAACGACAAGTGACAGTGACTCGGAGACAATTGACCACAAATGTGGGCCTTCATCGTCAAACTTTTTTGATGATTCATTTTCACCACAATTTGTAACGCTGTCATCACCATCACAAGGCCGCACATTATCAACAGATTATCCAGATATACAGGCAACGTCACCGCTTGAAGCTTCAGTACCGTCACCACACACTGGTCTGCAAATAGAGCCAATAGCCCAAGCTCTAATTACACCACAAATTCATAGTCACGAGACTGTTGAGACTCTTCATCAAACAGTATTGACATCCAATGAAGTCATAGTGCAAACTCAGTACACAAGAACAACTACAACACTACCCAATTCATCAGCAACAGTATTACCTCAGGATAgcagtataaaaataattgaaataacgGATTCGCCAACACATGAGCAGACATCACCAAGCATTACACTGTCGACAAATGACAACAATCATCATCAAGCTGTTGTAAGTCCCTATGTATCACAGACTATCCAATCTGTTGATACTCCGGTGGTAATTAGAGACATTGACGATACTCATGTAAATCAACAGCAGCAAAATCATACAATTATTTGcaataataaagtattaaaaccAAAACCGCGAGTTGTCAAAGCTAAAACAAAAATGATAAAACCTCAGTATATTAAAAACACAATAGGTCAGCAGCATCATCTTGAGCCGATACGTTATCAGACAATCCATCAAAATACATCGCCGATGGTTCATTTACAGCAGGCACCGAGATCCGCAGCACCAACGGTTATTCTTCAACAAGTACCGTCTTCAGGAATAATGTCAGCTTATGTTGACACACTTCAGCAACAATCtgatcaaaatttacaatacaTCACAACAATTGGAGGTCAAGAAACGGCATACAAGCCCCAATTTATATCAACAAATCAACTAGTACCTGGTGCATATATTCATGCAGCATCTGATAATCTTTTAGCACTTTCCAATGGCGGTATTTCAGTTTTACCAAGTGTACAAATTGGCCAACCTCAGCCAACTGTTTTAGGAACAATAATTCAACAGCAACCAAATGCTATTCAATGTGGAGTTATATCATCAGAACAATTAGTTTTAAGTTCAACTCCCACTTTAGAAATGTTTACAGATTCTACTGGCAGTATGTTTGTCTCCAGCCAGCCAATGTATTACGGACTAGAGACAATTGTCAGTAATACAGTCATGTCATCAAGTCAATTTGTTGCGGGCGCAGTACCGCAAGTATTAGCCAGCAGTTATCAAACAACCACTCAAGTATTTCAAGCATCAAAATTAATGGAACCAATCGTTGATGTACAGACAATACCAAGTGTATCAACAGTTCAAGCAGTTCAAGGAATTTCTAGTGTTCCTGTACAAACAGTACCAGcacaaaatcaaaatatacCGACAGTCCAATCAATCCAAAGTATACCAACTGTACCTAATATTCATGGTAGTTACGTTGTTATGAATCCACAAGCTACTGATAATTCAATACCCACAGCACTAAATAATCATACTGTAAATATTCCACCAGCATCTACTGATCAAAACTTTGATGGCTTATCAAGTTCTATTATCAGCACGGAACCTGTAACAGCTAAATTACAACTCCAAGAACCTGAAATTGTTAATTCAGTAGCACCTTATATAGACATGTCTTCAAGATCAATGCCAACAGCAGTATCAGTATCAGTATCAGCACCAGCACCAACCCCAGCACCACGGGCAATTCAAAATCATCAAAGTATACCGCGTATTGCCGTGCGTCCAAGTCCAGTATCACAACAAGCCGTCACGCAACCCAATTATACCCAGtggaaatttatttctgaCCCTATCTATAGCGTTGAACAGCAAACTGTCAGTAGTAGCACGAGACCGTATCTTGACTCAAAACACGTGTCTGAAAATACGAGTATGATAAAGTCTAGTTTATCATCAAAAGTATCGCCACTATCAAATCACTGCGTCACGCAGCgtgatattattaaaaaattaaataactgtgATGTTATTAATAACGTTAATGATATTTATGTTAATGGATTGTCAAGTAATTATTCTAGTTCAATTACTTCACAACAAACTGGACTTAATATCAGTAGTATCAGTAATAACAACAGCAATAAttacaacaaaataataacaagTGTGGCACCAACGAGACCGATGAATCGAGTCCTGCCGATGCAGGCCGTTGTACCTAAACCTGAAACCATAAAACCGGATATTAGTGACATCGATGAACCAacgaaagaaattaaatttacaattgaaTCTGAAGCTATTGAACCATTAGATAAATCGACCATTGACTTGACTGATactttagataaaaattttgcagataaattttttaatgacaagCCGCTTATTTctgatgataatttaattgacgatgaaattttatttaatgaaaaattgtacgacgataaaaaatgtcaagaaataatcgacagtaaaataattgaagaaaaattaattgaagatGTTGAAGATTTTAAAGtcaagaatgaaaaaaaattcagtattgATGAGGAggatgacgatgatgatgatgatagtgATGATGGTGAggatgacgatgatgatgatgatgataaggAAGAGTTTGATAGTGAAGAAAAAATCAAAGCTGATGATGATCAtagagataaattaaaaaatgcgtcattaaaaatagttttacaaAAACAAGTACAAGATGGTTCTTATAAAATAACGCAcaatattaaaacaaaaacaccaacatcaacatcaacaacaacaTCAGCTCCAGTTCCTGCTCCAGCTCTTGCTTCTACTCCTGCTCCTGATGCTGTTGCGACTAAAAATCCACCCAAAATAACATCCGTTGAAATATTGCCTTCAAAACAAACTCCTCATATCGGGTCACTGCAATTATtgccaattaaaaaatttacactgaAAACTAATAAAGTTGAAGAAATCCCACGTATTATTATTGACAGCAATAAAGATAAAGAttcaataacaaatttatcaaaagCAAAATTATCTGCCACTGCTGTTAAAACATCAAGATTTTTATCTAAATCAAAAGTCGATccactaaataataataacaccaTAAATAATCTGAGTACTCCGAAGAAAAATGAACCGAAATTAATGTACGAAATAAAATCACAAGATGGTTTTACTCATACGGCGTCATCAATGTCGGAGGTTTGGGACTCGGTATTCCAGGCGGTACAAGCGGCACGTAAGACCCACAACTTGCCACCACTTACACACAATCCGTTAACAGAAAATTTAGGATTAGATAACAATGCGACGGTATATTTGGTCGAACAATTAGCTGGTGTCAATAGATGTACTAAATACAAACCTAGATACCACAATTTAAAACCACCAAAGTCTTTTGACAGTGATATTTTATCGGGATCTGAGTATGGATCAGCACGAGCTGAACCATTTAAAGAACGTAAAGTTCATGATATGTTTAGTTGGCTGGCATCACGACATCGTAAACAACCGAAAATTTTAGCGGTCTCGGAAATGGACGTCAGACGAGCTGCGAGTACTAATTTACCCATGGCTATGAGATTTAGAATGCTCAAAGAAACTTCCAAAGAATCTGTTGGGGTTTATCATTCTCATATACATGGCAGAGGATTGTtttgtttgagagatatcgaaGCTGGGGAAATGGTTATCGAGTATGCTGGCGAG gtCATACGTGCATCATTGACTGACAAACGTGAAAAATACTATGACAGCAAACACATTGGTTGTTATATGTTCAAAATAGACGATCATTTAGTTGTCGACGCAACAATGAAAGGAAATGCCGCGAGATTTATAAATCATTCTTGTGAG cCCAACTGTTATTCAAAAGTCGTTGATATACTTGGTAAGaaacatatattaatattcgcCTTGAGACGTATTACTCAAGGAGAAGAGTTAACATACGACTACAAATTTCCATTTGAGGAAATTAAGATACCTTGTACTTGTGGGTCACGAAAATGTCGTAAATAcctcaattaa